A genomic segment from Ptychodera flava strain L36383 chromosome 8, AS_Pfla_20210202, whole genome shotgun sequence encodes:
- the LOC139138172 gene encoding receptor-type tyrosine-protein phosphatase kappa-like, with product MATLVTFLKLAAGYLCLLHAVVTGQTANCDFVPVDERISCNEDGGGQSACVSVSCCFQSVQGPYPWCSFPEKCSIPENNRTTCGSNINSAIDCLDHGCCWYKESGNSECFLSTTCAITSGNRIDCGNSNDLMSCLDSGCCYDDSTGSDVPNCYRTIGCVDGTYYNGSQCVSCHCKQPCDKNTGVCPGKCDNAHIGSTCQQDGTTSILDFQQDFTAIGNSGQPSRFTCTVQGNEIDPVDITLTTPTYSYSHSSSTGGSHPDYEIINMFDDVIVNSNDTVTCVVNANAGDDEKQTTAAAYVQPQLLSAPWVTDIKEREMTVEWKQWNENDDYGTGPVIHYELWYKNTSDSDFVLYPGSFSTPSANVYNLQPYRQYSFAVRTFRIGEGGGGGLSPAVTNSTLCDDPLGSPVLQDVHTIGETQIRVSWKVIDSDLLPEVLQCDVITSYTIHYTSGDDSSVLVREVNSMSTTSVVDNLDPCTQYTFSVTMENDVGRGPNSNYMHNTTLTSVPQPVTKLSSTPLTSGEIEVKWEAPSSIECPLEGYELTYEQSTDYECGELRTYAPKILNTTTLEETLRALYPFTEYAIEVRAFTSGGFGAAEIELETTEEEEPSAPGDVLIAGVSDKALNVSWTIPECRNGSIKSYKVRYMETGNETMEQEVIEISVNNITYNIIDGLRPSTNYTVQVLAENGCCISQPSMAATGVTATSPDGGLSSGVVAGLAVSGCLFLLLLIAALLLFLYARRTGKDWKEVLHLKSSKDTSALTPSTTMYENPAVVTPSDYENITKENGKKSRYSGPTTSLIKDANANGVTEKEHSHTTKTPKPIKIDELAEYVQMKRAEGENLGLRAEYNMLPSEKTGTWKASAHEVNKVKNRFVNIVAYDHSRVVLENVENIPNSDYINASYIDGYGKKKAYIATQGPKPETVDDFWRMIWQEKTVSILMATNLVEHGKTKCVQYWPDIDEGERVCGQTLVKHVGEERFVDAVIRTFHIQNVNEDRSREVKQFHFTVWPDMGVPLYTSGVLSILKRIREYTTPKAGPLVVHCSAGVGRTGTFITIDAMLQMAEAEGKIDIFNFVKQARKNRPQFVQTWNQYTFIYTAVLEETLCGDTRINPADFRIRLDELKRRDNKTGISELEGQFENLTKICPSPTKEECKNGLKEENIHKNRYPNILPLDLCRPLLMTQLDNVEPTNYINASFLTAYTRKDAFIATQMPMEHTIVDFWRMVYDYKTSTIVMLNDMKTDDMKNCQYWSDTEELQYGPFVVEVKSVEEHGDITERTIRLTITTKSERPRTIKHLHLHSWSAEQDIPNSKSVITDMMSMVDKAQQKFGNNPVTVHCRNGIGRSGVFCAISSACESVKVEETVDVLQAVKMLRINRPGMVETITQYEYCYDAIQEYFDSFSTYSNFER from the exons aaaagtgttCCATCCCGGAGAATAACCGGACGACCTGCGGAAGTAACATTAACTCTGCTATAGACTGCCTCGACCATGGATGTTGCTGGTACAAGGAATCTGGCAACTCAGAGTGCTTCCTGTCAA CGACTTGCGCAATCACCAGTGGAAATCGGATCGACTGTGGTAACAGCAACGATCTCATGAGTTGTCTTGATAGTGGTTGTTGCTATGACGACAGTACGGGGAGTGATGTTCCTAACTGCTATCGAACCATTG GTTGCGTCGACGGTACGTACTATAACGGAAGTCAGTGTGTGAGTTGTCATTGCAAGCAGCCGTGTGACAAGAATACCGGCGTTTGTCCAGGGAAATGTGACAATGCCCACATTGGGTCAACCTGTCAACAAG ACGGCACAACTTCAATATTGGATTTCCAGCAAGATTTTACCGCTATAGGAAACAGTGGCCAGCCATCAAGATTTACATGTACCGTTCAGGGCAATGAAATTGACCCCGTTGACATTACATTGACAACACCGACATACTCCTACAGCCATAGTAGTTCGACTGGAGGATCCCATCCAGATTATGAAATTATTAATATGTTTGATGACGTGATTGTAAATAGTAACGACACGGTGACCTGCGTTGTCAATGCAAATGCCGGAGACGATGAAAAGCAAACTACAGCCGCCGCCTATG TTCAGCCCCAACTACTGTCGGCTCCGTGGGTGACGGATATCAAGGAAAGAGAAATGACCGTAGAGTGGAAACAATGGAATGAGAACGACGATTATGGAACTGGACCCGTCATCCACTATGAGCTGTGGTACAAGAACACTAGCGACAGTGATTTTGTATTGTATCCGGGGTCTTTTTCAACACCTTCGGCAAATGTGTACAATCTTCAGCCTTACAGGCAATACTCGTTTGCTGTGAGAACGTTCAGAATTGGCGAAGGTGGCGGTGGAGGGTTGAGTCCAGCCGTCACAAATAGCACTTTATGCGACG ATCCCCTCGGTTCACCCGTCTTACAAGATGTACACACGATAGGTGAAACCCAGATACGAGTTTCATGGAAG GTGATCGACTCCGATTTGCTGCCGGAAGTGTTGCAATGTGACGTCATCACTTCCTATACCATCCACTACACTTCCGGTGACGACTCGTCAGTCCTTGTCCGCGAAGTAAATTCGATGTCGACTACCAGCGTGGTAGACAACTTAGATCCGTGCACACAGTACACTTTCAGCGTAACCATGGAGAACGATGTTGGGCGTGGTCCGAACAGTAATTACATGCACAATACAACATTAACCTCGG TTCCACAACCTGTTACCAAATTATCGAGCACTCCACTGACGTCTGGAGAGATTGAAGTGAAATGGGAAGCGCCATCTTCCATCGAGTGTCCCTTGGAAGGATACGAACTAACTTATGAACAGTCGACTGACTATGAGTGCGGAGAACTGCGGACATATGCGCCGAAGATTCTAAATACAACTACTCTTGAAGAGACGCTGAGGGCGCTCTATCCGTTCACTGAATACGCCATCGAAGTACGTGCATTTACCAGTGGGGGATTTGGTGCCGCTGAAATCGAGCTTGAAACGACTGAAGAAGAGG AACCGTCGGCGCCAGGAGATGTTCTCATAGCTGGCGTTTCGGATAAAGCGCTGAACGTGTCCTGGACAATTCCTGAATGTAGAAATGGTTCGATCAAATCATACAAAGTTCGTTACATGGAAACAGGAAATGAGACAATGGAACAAGAAGTTATTGAAATATCTGTGAACAACATCACCTATAATATCATCGATGGATTACGTCCGAGTACAAATTATACAGTTCAA GTGCTAGCTGAAAATGGATGTTGTATTAGTCAACCTAGTATGGCGGCTACTGGTGTCACAG CGACATCACCGGACGGAGGTCTTAGCAGCGGTGTAGTGGCGGGACTGGCTGTCTCTGGATGTCTGTTCCTTTTGCTCTTGATTGCAGCACTTCTCCTGTTTCTGTACGCACGAAG AACTGGCAAGGATTGGAAGGAAGTTCTCCACCTCAAGTCTTCTAAAGACACATCGG CTCTTACGCCATCTACGACGATGTACGAAAACCCGGCCGTTGTTACTCCGTCAGACTACGAGAATATCACCAAAGAGAATGGTAAAAAGTCGCGGTATAGTGGACCAACGACCTCGCTCATTAAAGATGCGAATGCAAATGGCGTCACAGAAAAAGAACACAGTCACACTACCAAAACTCCTAAACCAATAAAGATAGATGAACTGGCGGAATATGTGCAAATGAAGAGAGCTGAGGGCGAAAATTTAGGGTTGCGAGCAGAATATAAC ATGTTACCTTCAGAAAAGACGGGGACCTGGAAGGCATCAGCACATGAAGTGAACAAGGTCAAAAACCGCTTTGTGAACATTGTTGCAT ATGATCACTCAAGAGTTGTCTTGGAAAATGTGGAAAACATCCCGAATTCAGACTACATAAATGCAAGTTATATCGAT GGTTATGGTAAAAAGAAGGCATACATCGCAACGCAAG gtccCAAACCCGAGACTGTTGACGACTTTTGGAGAATGATCTGGCAAGAGAAAACGGTGTCTATATTGATGGCAACCAATTTGGTTGAACACGGCAAG ACAAAGTGTGTGCAGTACTGGCCTGATATCGACGAAGGAGAGAGGGTCTGTGGCCAGACACTGGTCAAGCATGTAGGCGAAGAAAGGTTTGTTGATGCCGTGATCAGAACTTTTCACATTCAAAAC GTAAATGAGGATCGAAGTCGTGAAGTCAAACAGTTCCACTTCACAGTATGGCCTGATATGGGTGTACCTCTATATACATCCGGGGTACTGTCAATTCTAAAACGCATCAGAGAGTACACAACACCAAAGGCCGGCCCACTCGTTGTTCACTGCAG TGCCGGTGTTGGTCGCACAGGTACATTTATTACCATCGATGCCATGCTGCAGATGGCCGAAGCTGAGGGCAAGATTGATATATTCAACTTCGTCAAACAAGCTCGGAAAAACAGACCACAGTTTGTGCAAACTTGG AACCAATACACTTTCATTTACACCGCTGTTTTGGAAGAAACGCTGTGTGGAGACACCCGAATAAACCCTGCTGATTTTAGAATTAGACTGGACGAGTTGAAACGCAGAGACAACAAAACTGGTATCAGTGAACTTGAAGGGCAGTTTGAG AATCTCACCAAAATCTGTCCCAGCCCGACCAAGGAAGAGTGTAAGAATGGCTTGAAGGAAGAAAACATACACAAGAACAGATATCCGAATATACTTCCCC TGGACCTTTGCAGACCACTACTGATGACACAACTTGATAATGTGGAACCAACCAACTACATCAACGCCTCTTTCCTAACC GCATACACACGAAAGGATGCTTTCATAGCCACACAGATGCCGATGGAACACACCATCGTGGATTTCTGGAGGATGGTCTATGATTATAAGACCAGCACAATCGTCATGTTGAATGACATGAAAACAGATGACATG AAAAACTGTCAATATTGGTCTGACACCGAGGAGTTACAGTATGGTCCATTCGTGGTAGAAGTGAAGTCCGTTGAAGAACATGGTGACATCACAGAGAGAACTATCCGCTTGACAATTACCACAAAATCG gaGCGTCCCCGAACCATCAAGCATTTACACTTGCATTCCTGGTCCGCTGAGCAAGACATTCCAAATTCCAAATCTGTGATCACAGACATGATGTCAATGGTTGACAAAGCTCAGCAGAAATTCGGTAACAATCCAGTCACCGTACACTGCCG GAATGGTATCGGACGTAGCGGTGTATTTTGCGCCATCTCATCTGCTTGTGAGAGTGTGAAAGTGGAAGAGACGGTTGACGTCCTCCAAGCCGTGAAGATGTTACGAATCAATCGACCAGGCATGGTGGAAACAATT ACCCAGTATGAGTACTGCTATGACGCTATCCAGGAATACTTTGACTCCTTTTCTACGTATTCAAACTTCGAGCGTTGA